One genomic segment of Desulfocapsa sulfexigens DSM 10523 includes these proteins:
- a CDS encoding PP2C family protein-serine/threonine phosphatase: MDLIEKQSTVLVVDDSEAIQTLLKAYLRDGGYNVMGAVDGVEALDVCLRNSVDLILLDIAMPKMDGFSLCERLQSEKRLRAIPVIMLSAREDMASKMRSFELGAVDYITKPVGRGELLARIHTHLAISRLTISLQNANRELLVQQQQLLQGLHAAADLQKHLLPRRVPDCKELRFASYFQPCQEVGGDIYNIQRLDSDHLAIYILDVSGHGFPAAMMTALATQALSGFAAITKKQGMDGRVESVTSPGEVIRELNKEFPMARFNRYMTIVYLLFNTKNSTFRYCCAGHPPVIHMTREGGITALDTGGPPAGMDGHWDEAEGCLNSGDRLFFYTDGFTEYSNEKGELYGTERFFNSMIGSRELPLKEAARSIIGELKQFGDQLDGNDDMTLLVVEKK, translated from the coding sequence ATGGATCTCATTGAAAAACAGAGTACAGTTCTTGTTGTTGATGACAGTGAGGCCATCCAGACATTATTAAAGGCGTATCTTCGTGACGGTGGATATAATGTAATGGGTGCAGTTGATGGCGTGGAAGCGCTTGACGTCTGTCTTCGGAATTCGGTTGACCTCATTCTCCTTGATATAGCCATGCCCAAAATGGATGGTTTTTCTCTGTGTGAAAGACTGCAGAGTGAAAAAAGGTTACGGGCTATCCCCGTCATCATGCTCTCTGCCCGTGAAGATATGGCGTCAAAAATGCGGTCTTTTGAGCTTGGAGCGGTTGATTACATAACCAAACCAGTTGGCAGGGGTGAGCTGCTGGCTCGTATTCATACGCATCTGGCAATTAGTCGGCTCACTATTTCCCTTCAGAATGCGAACAGGGAACTGCTTGTTCAGCAGCAGCAATTACTTCAAGGTCTTCATGCCGCCGCAGACCTTCAAAAACACCTTCTTCCCAGGCGTGTTCCAGATTGTAAGGAATTACGTTTTGCCTCCTACTTTCAACCCTGCCAGGAGGTAGGGGGGGATATTTATAATATTCAGCGACTGGATAGTGACCATCTGGCTATCTACATCCTCGATGTTTCCGGGCATGGTTTCCCCGCTGCAATGATGACGGCGCTCGCTACTCAGGCACTTAGCGGTTTTGCTGCGATCACCAAAAAACAGGGCATGGATGGAAGGGTGGAAAGCGTTACCTCACCGGGAGAGGTGATTCGGGAGCTGAACAAGGAATTTCCAATGGCCCGTTTTAATCGCTATATGACAATCGTGTACCTCCTTTTTAATACGAAAAATAGTACCTTCCGATACTGTTGTGCAGGGCACCCCCCGGTTATTCACATGACGCGTGAGGGAGGAATTACAGCCCTGGATACAGGTGGGCCTCCTGCTGGAATGGATGGCCACTGGGATGAGGCTGAGGGCTGTTTAAACAGCGGTGACAGGCTTTTCTTCTATACGGACGGTTTTACTGAATATAGTAATGAAAAGGGTGAATTGTACGGTACAGAGCGCTTTTTTAACTCCATGATTGGTAGTCGTGAGTTGCCACTTAAGGAGGCGGCACGGAGTATTATTGGAGAATTGAAACAGTTTGGCGATCAGCTCGATGGGAATGATGATATGACCCTACTGGTTGTGGAGAAAAAATAG
- a CDS encoding DsrE family protein yields MAYKAVFHVDQNEEPILNLALNNVVNLLKAIPGEEHDLVILFNGPAAKLMSRNSIGVLLERVRDLKIKGVRFQVCKNAMERFEIPKEQIIEECEIIPAGIVALIDLQNDGFSYIKP; encoded by the coding sequence GATCAAAATGAAGAGCCAATACTGAATCTGGCTTTAAATAATGTTGTAAACCTGCTGAAAGCGATCCCCGGAGAAGAGCACGATCTGGTAATCCTCTTCAATGGGCCAGCAGCAAAGCTTATGAGTCGCAACAGTATTGGAGTGCTTCTCGAGCGGGTCAGGGATCTAAAAATAAAGGGTGTTCGTTTTCAGGTGTGTAAAAATGCGATGGAACGATTCGAAATTCCGAAAGAACAGATTATTGAAGAGTGTGAGATTATTCCTGCTGGTATTGTGGCCCTGATTGATCTTCAAAACGATGGGTTTTCCTACATTAAACCCTGA